A window of Lepidochelys kempii isolate rLepKem1 chromosome 1, rLepKem1.hap2, whole genome shotgun sequence contains these coding sequences:
- the RGPD4 gene encoding ranBP2-like and GRIP domain-containing protein 4 isoform X5, translated as MMMKTMKWLLRNLMESYILMIPKSIKHQKILCKEFLGNDVTSSTDLACTSEAEVSVPLTSEAEVSVPSTTKCEEPDSTTQSPLTSQTLSGTDDKPVDLSTKKENDPNLTKSTNQGSRTIAFGFDTTSGLSFADLASNSGDFAFGSKDKNFKWENTGAAVFGVQPASKGDEDEDGSDEEVVHSDDIHFEPIVSLPEVEVKSGEEDEEILFKERAKLYRWDREVNQWKERGVGEIKILFHTQKKYYRILMRRDQVLKVCANHVITKIMNLKPLNTSNNALVWTATDYADGEAKVEQLAVRFKSQEMADSFKRRFEECQQNLSELQRAHVSLAAELSKETNPVVYFEVSADDEPLGHITMELFSNIVPRTAENFRALCTGERGFGFKNSIFHRIVPDFVCQGGDITRQDGTGGRSIYGDAFEDENFEVKHTGPGLLSMANRGRDTNNSQFFITLKKAEHLDFKHVVFGFVKDGMDVVKKIESFASPKGLVNRIVITDCGQI; from the exons ATGAAGACTATGAAATGGCTGTTAAGAAACTTAATGGAAAGCTATATCCTGATGATCCCAAAGAGCATAAAACATCAAAAGATCCTGTGCAAG GAGTTTCTGGGAAATGACGTTACCAGTTCAACTGATTTAGCCTGTACCAGTGAGGCTGAAGTATCTGTTCCATTAACCAGTGAGGCTGAAGTATCTGTTCCATCAACTACTAAATGTGAAGAACCAGACTCAACCACGCAATCCCCCCTCACATCACAGACTTTGTCAGGAACCGATGACAAACCTGTTGATTTGTcaactaaaaaagaaaatgatcCAAATTTAACAAAGTCCACAAACCAAG GAAGCAGAACAATCGCATTTGGATTTGACACTACTTCCGGCTTGTCATTTGCAGATCTGGCTTCAAATTCTGGGGATTTTGCTTTTGGTTCTAAAG ATAAAAACTTCAAAtgggaaaatacaggagcagctGTATTTGGAGTACAGCCAGCCAGTAAAGGAGATGAAGATGAAGATGGTAGCGATGAAGAAGTTGTACATAGTGATGATATCCATTTCGAACCTATAGTGTCCTTACCAGAG GTGGAGGTGAAATCTGGAGAAGAGGATGAAGAAATTCTCTTCAAAGAGAGGGCAAAACTCTATCGATGGGACAGAGAAGTCAATCAGTGGAAAGAGCGAGGAGTTGGAGAGATAAAAATTCTATTCCATACACAGAAGAAATATTACAGAATTTTAATGAGAAGGGACCAAGTTCTCAAAGTGTGTGCAAATCATGTAATCACAAAAATAATGAATTTAAAGCCCCTGAATACATCAAACAATGCTCTAGTATGGACTGCCACAGATTATGCTG ATGGCGAAGCAAAAGTAGAACAACTTGCAGTTCGATTTAAAAGCCAAGAAATGGCTGATTCCTTCAAGAGGAGATTTGAAGAATGCCAACAAAATTTGTCAGAACTTCAGAGAGCACATGTATCCCTGGCAGCAGAACTGTCAAAGGAAACCAACCCTGTAGTGTATTTTGAGGTTTCTGCTGATGATGAACCTTTAGGACACATAACCATGGAACTATTTTCAAATATTGTTCCTCGAACTGCTGAAAATTTCAGGGCCCTATGCACAGGGGAAAGAGGATTTGGATTCAAGAACTCTATATTTCACAGAATAGTTCCTGACTTTGTGTGTCAG GGAGGAGATATCACTAGGCAGGATGGAACAGGTGGCCGGTCCATTTATGGAGATGCATTTGAAGACGAGAACTTTGAAGTGAAACACACTGGTCCTGGATTACTGTCGATGGCAAATCGTGGCCGGGACACCAATAATTCTCAGTTTTTTATCACACTTAAAAAAGCAGAACACTTGGACTTTAAACATGTGGTATTTGGGTTTGTGAAGGATGGCATGGATGTTGTGAAAAAAATTGAATCTTTTGCTTCTCCCAAAGGGTTGGTGAACAGAATTGTTATCACAGACTGTGGGCAAATATAA